One stretch of Miscanthus floridulus cultivar M001 chromosome 18, ASM1932011v1, whole genome shotgun sequence DNA includes these proteins:
- the LOC136523320 gene encoding fruit protein pKIWI502-like, protein MWAPGLLASHAAAGQFLPFRLPASPYPIFLAIASPRPPPPPAPETLPEPASCFEFLVKRLPGTPSAHLCDLRPGDLVHVGASVVGRGFDVARISDASHVLVFATGSGISPIRSLIESVFAENKKTDVSLFYGVRNLQRMAYQERFDDWESRGVTTGFRRFAECLPKYTRQRLC, encoded by the exons ATgtgg GCACCGGGGCTACTCGCctcccacgccgccgccggccagttCCTCCCCTTTCGCCTCCCCGCCTCGCCCTACCCCATCTTCCTCGCCATCGCATCCCCTCGTCCCCCACCCCCACCCGCGCCCGAGACCCTACCGGAGCCAGCCTCCTGCTTCGAATTCCTCGTCAAGCGTCTCCCGGGAACACCCTCCGCGCACCTCTGTGACCTCCGCCCCGGCGACCTCGTCCATGTTGGCGCCAGCGTCGTCGGCCGCGGATTTGATGTCGCCAGGATATCCGACGCCAGCCACGTTCTCGTCTTCGCCACCGGATCCGGGATCAG CCCTATACGATCACTTATTGAGTCAGTTTTTGCTGAAAACAAAAAAACTGATGTAAGCCTCTTTTATGGGGTTAGAAATCTTCAGAGGATGGCATATCAG GAAAGGTTTGATGACTGGGAATCCAGAGgagtcactactggattcaggcgctttgccgagtgcctccctaaatacactcggcaaaggctttgctga